A DNA window from Solanum lycopersicum chromosome 3, SLM_r2.1 contains the following coding sequences:
- the LOC101255366 gene encoding uncharacterized protein isoform X1 encodes MTTTQTTTSQPNKANERAASSTASVQNSASSFKRLGRKSPFMRYGLPMISLTVLGSIGLSQLLQGSKDIAKVKDDQEWEIIETRKALSRYGPVNAYNPKKINLEEELKALQEKVDINDYEYKKIPKPKESE; translated from the exons ATGACAACTACCCAGACTACAACGAGTCAGCCTAATAAAGCTAATGAACGAGCAGCCTCCTCTACTGCCAGCGTTCAAAACTCAGCTTCCTCATTCAAAAGATTGGGCAGGAAATCACCATTTATGAGATATGGACTTCCTATGATCTCACTAACAGTGCTTGGATCTATTGGTCTTAGCCAACTTCTGCAAGGCAG CAAGGATATAGCTAAAGTAAAGGATGATCAAGAGTGGGAAATCATAGAAACAAGAAAAGCTCTCTCCCGGTATGGACCTGTCAATGCATAtaaccccaaaaaaataaacttggAGGAAGAACTAAAG GCATTGCAAGAGAAGGTTGATATTAATGATTATGAATATAAGAAAATCCCCAAGCCCAAGGAAAGCGAATAA
- the LOC101255366 gene encoding uncharacterized protein isoform X2 encodes MRYGLPMISLTVLGSIGLSQLLQGSKDIAKVKDDQEWEIIETRKALSRYGPVNAYNPKKINLEEELKALQEKVDINDYEYKKIPKPKESE; translated from the exons ATGAGATATGGACTTCCTATGATCTCACTAACAGTGCTTGGATCTATTGGTCTTAGCCAACTTCTGCAAGGCAG CAAGGATATAGCTAAAGTAAAGGATGATCAAGAGTGGGAAATCATAGAAACAAGAAAAGCTCTCTCCCGGTATGGACCTGTCAATGCATAtaaccccaaaaaaataaacttggAGGAAGAACTAAAG GCATTGCAAGAGAAGGTTGATATTAATGATTATGAATATAAGAAAATCCCCAAGCCCAAGGAAAGCGAATAA